The DNA segment acttgggttgaagtcataaaactttgctcagtgctcagAGCACAAAAATcgtgctcgaaacatgaaatccaacATTTcaattggttgattttcgattacgagtacaaaaaaatgactcgaaagttttatgaccgcaaggcctGGGCTTGTAATACCCtcagggaaataaatctccaccagcggtagcatcgacccagtggttgtaaataaactcatcatagataccaggacctaatttagtatatacgccagacgcgcgtttcgtctacaaaagactcatcagtgacgctcgaatcataaaaagttaaaaagttgaagaccattgaggatcaaaattcctaaaagttttgctaaatacagctaaggtaatctatgcctgaggtaaaaaaaaaaaagccttagtacttccaaaatttacaaaatttataaatataaccatatcaatgacaattcatatcagcacaaaaagtgctgactactggacttgtaataccctcggggaaataaatctccaccagtaAAAGTATTcagttaatagttatcaaagataccaggattataatttattacgccagacgcgcgtttcgtctacataagactcatcagtgacgctccaatcgaaatatttataaacccaaacaagtacaaagttgaagagcattgaggatcaaacattcccaaaagttgtgccaaatacggcttaggtaatctatgcctgggataagaaaatccttagtattttcaaaaagttcaaagttttgtatacaagaaatttataaaaatgaccacattattgatattcaaagTAAACAACTATTAACTGTTAAGCTTATCAATAACGTCCATGTTCAAGTCTAAAGCCATAATGACTTGTGCCCACAAGATATGCATTGTATGAAACGCTTGGTCCCAActcttgaatgtttttaaatttcttaaatacGTCCAATATGAACTCTGTGTTTCAATACGTAGCATGCTTAATATTGTACATTCATTATCACTTTCTCTACAGGGGAATGGATGTTTCATTCCGCCACTTTCTTTAACTCAAACACAAAGAATGTTcctaacgtgacggtacccaaattgcacctattttgttaaattttaaactacgttttttttatgatcaagacaAACATTTccaatttgtgtttattttgtagctgtagccttctttattatatagatacactaatttgattttcaattcataTGGAATCATAGAAAAATTGGTCTGAACTAACCTCCAAACCAtcaatgattctgtaatgaggagtacccgaattgcatccatgcttaaggatgttcgcgggtctaaatcatttatataggatttctctatatttttctataaatgaactttatcttaacgttaatagaaaaataaaataaaatagtggGGTCACCGatcatttgcgctcacaatctgccttcgaaagaagcatacatttttgtaaaagtgttttttCTGTTGAcgtaataggagaaataaagttaatatcgaaataaaaaaagaaatttattacagaaatcgctcaaattttacagtaatttagtttaaaaaatataggccaccgatgagttgaaaaagatatttcaattctaaagccaaaaaatggcattttttcaccaaagggagataatttggaactttttcaatgatgtatacattttaaaagtcatctggggccaacacgaattgattgttttgaatgatttttgtaccatatgataaagtaacaactacaaaaggtaacaaataaaattagtaatgaaacacaaatgtttaatttgtttctgaaatttttgtaccctcgagcctcctttaATTTGCATCGTCAAAAGTCGAATAACAGACGTTACAgagcttttgtttattttttttcaaatactttgaacaattgaatatttgtccatgcttactcttctTTTTGTAAGAAATGGATActtaaaacatattgtatttgctaatttaaaaaagatgacgttttgatgacttCGCATGTCGAGGTTTtggtacattttgctttttcagtaaacacgTCATCTGTTattaaatactgtgaacgttttgtgtaaatataaatatattaaccTATGTTGAAGGAcatgcatagtatcaaatcaaaaaaatacaaattgtctCTAGGAGATCTTGTAAGATTTCCGCTGCTATTTTggctaaataggtgcaatttgggtaccgttaCGTTATACATGCACTTTCTCATATtcccttgttatttttttaaactaccgGACAGACATAGCATATTAGATATTACCTATGTATGCCGAATATAATTTGTAGACGCATACAATTTCAAACAACGTTTTTGTTGTGTCAGAAgctttgaattatatttataaaccgCGGTGTAGGTCACGCGACGCATTAACCATggtgttttgtttaattttgccTGTGATAGTCTCAAACCGAACTAAATAGATATTTGTCtagctacatgtataagtaCTTGGCAGGGCCGTAACTGGGGTTTGAATTCATGGAAGGCAGGGGTTTGGGGACCGCCTATTGAGGCCCCAATAGATAGGGGTTGGGGGCCCAGCCCCcgccgattttttttctctcagtcaatggctaaaaatgaccCGTTTCCCTTCAATTTCCATACTTTAAACTTTCATCAGTTTTGCTTGAACCTGGAAGCAATTAttatgcaaaaacaaaaaagattgctgttcgatgtgagccaaggctccgtcttgaaggccatactttgacctataattgtttacattaaaattcattgtGACCGCTGATTTTTCTCTCTtagtaaaatggttaaatataaCCCGCTTTCCTTCGATTTCCTGACCGTGACTTAAAGAAATTTTTATGCAAACAATTATTATCTgcatttaaagatattttttgttcGAAATCAAACTGGTAAGttagaaaaacatataaagcaagATAAAGGATTAATTTTATAGAggactttcaatttcaatattgcTGAAAGCTGAAAAGACATGTAAATGACTACACTTTCTATGCTTGTATAAacttagtatagaaagtccctgcaACAAATTGGAGTGTTTAACTACTAATGCATTGACCATAATGTTCTCGTACGATCGGGAGACGTTGAAAAACGACCCAACAGCTGATTTAGCCGGTAATAAATTTCTGATATCTTAAAAGATTCACATTACAAAGGGAATTTCCTCTGCCAAATTGAGCCCCTAAATAAATGCGaatagttatgttttttttcaaaattgtcaaaagCAAAGTTTCATACGTGTTCTCGTACGAATACTGAATAACATACGGACGGCCACACGAAGaagacaaataaaacaaataataaaaaggtTCACAAAAATCCGTAAAATGACAGGCTTATCACGTATTATGATTACACTGTTAAAACTGTAAACTTGTgttgtttataatataaattcaagTTCTTCGTGtatatattgtcaatatttcattttataactgcaaaaaaaaattagatgtaGAAAATTCAGGGGAGGCAGAACTGCCTCCCCTGCCTCATAGGCAGTGACTGCCCTGCTTGGGTACAACGGAATTACTTTATTATTGAACTAATCAttggtatggttttttttttcttttttttttatttgaatttatttcattttgaatctttcttgaaacaatatttcattaatatttggTGATGTATAATTCAAGACTTACATCTTTATATTCATCAGCTATCTTTAAAGTTCTTTTCTTTGGTATAATTTCTTTATCAATACTAGGCTGATGATAAGTAAAATCACACACTATTTTCGTCGATGACATTTCTTTTGGATGAAACAGATATTTGCAGTTTGGAGCTAAACAGTGCCATATACTCTCAAAATCTATTGTCTGTAAGTATAAGAATAAATGATTACATAATGTTTGAAGTGATTGAAATCTATTCTCTGTaagtataaaaatgaataattacatAATGTTTGAAGTGATTGAACTTTGGAAAACATACGGCTACTTTCTCTCGACCATTAAACTTGGAAGCAACAACCGATGTTCAGAGGaggaacaaataaacaaaataccagAGGTAACCACACGAACTCACTGAGTACAAAGACCGGTTGTGTCGACAAGTCATGTGAATTCACATTCCGTACAAATGTCATAATCAGGAAAAGGACATAATCTCTTCGGCGACAGATTAGTCTCCACAACTttgcttgtttctgaatccGTTTAGTTTCATTtatactacatatatatataatactatgtgatgaattatttcattaaaaatgttaattttatcaaatatacataaacaaaccgcgAAAACATGTCGTTAGTAAGTTGAGAAGTAGAGACACACGGACATCGAATCGGTTACCGtcgaccagtttgtgatattgaCAAGAATTATGTGTATTGTCGATTTCATTCATCTTCCTTATATACTTTGGATGAAcatgctggactttttgatcggcaatatatttgttgagtttgaaGGATAAATAGTCCCATCGACattcggtattccaatgggtactaattgtgcacgTGCTCTTTTTGTTCTcctatgaagcagaattcattcaGAACATTCTAAAGACAAAAAAGCAACTGTACGAAATCCACTTTTAGATATATATTGATGATTTCCAATCACtgaataacccatatttcaGTCAGTACTGacatatatagttatcaaaagtaccaggattataaccaAGTGAGTTTGAAATTTAGGGAACTACTGTTATAATCCattttttgatgtgtttgagctttataTTTTGCCATTGTATTAGGAATATTCCGTTTTGATTGTTCCTcagagttcagaatttttgtgaaTGTCCTTTCTGATACTGGAGGGACTGTTTCATACCTTTATCTTTTCCccaatattgacaaaaatggACAATTTCACACTAAAGTCTATAACAAACGAGATGAATTCAACCTCCAAATTATCAATTACTTGTTTCTCAGCAGTAATATATCCTCTGCCCCGTCGCATGATGTTTATCTCAGTTGTTACACTATTCTTGTACACGTTCACACTATACAAACTTTGTATACAAGATTGTGGACCTTACGACTGAACTGCTCCAACAGTGTTATGAGAAGGAAAGATAAAAAATGATACTTCGAAAATGTTCAAATAAGTAACTTAAttccatcacgaattggttgatctAAACGATGTGGCTGTATATAAATTAACTATCGACATTGTGGCTTACCATCAACGTAGTCTAGCCTGTTAAGTACCTCACGTAACCTTTTCCCGAATATGAATGCTTTGTCGAATGTTATTCGCATTAGTATTGCTATACGACCGTACGTGTCTCGATTTTTATACTTTAAGTACTAGTATTTAGTTATGGTGTGTTTTTGTTAGTATAACCAGGAAGATTTGGACTATTTGcgattacaaataaattaagatCAGACATTATATTTTAAGTGCTAAAGTGACAATTTGTTAATCCGTCTATCTAaccttttatatttctttgtgtGTAATTAAttctattgttaaatatatgtttgtcgTGATGGAAATCACTCTGACCATGACAAGTTAATCCGTTGGACACTAATTCTTTGCTAAAGAAActgtttttatatatgcttttgtATGTCATTTTGTAGTCAGTTTAGGTCTTAGGTCTGGTACTGTCCGGACCTTgctaataaatattaaagtattgGTATTCCGTCTTTGCATCACTATAACACGGAAAACTTCCGGTTATATATTGGTTGAGGTACCCGCGGCACGATCTTGAGCTAGTTCCCCCCAAACTAGTAAATGGATACCTTCAGAAACAACACTATGGAAGGAACCTGGAATTACCAGCCTTGCAGAAATGGACATCCGTTTCCGATGAGAAAAGCAGATACCTGTTTGGACTTTCTGTGCAAATATTGCGGTAAGACATTGAATGTTTTCACATACCATCGGTGTTATGCAGCTAACGCTTATTGTTACAAGTGCAGACATCATGGACATTTTGCCCGTATGTGTAGTTTTCACGTTAAGTCATGTGAAAACCCAAACCCGAAGAAGAAATCAAAGTCGAAATCCAAAATTCAGAGAGATAGTGACCGTATGAGAACGTTTATTGAGAAGAAGCAAATGTCTCAATTTCCGTTTCAAGGACTTGAGGACAAGGAACTCTCCGCTTTTACGTGCTCCATACAGGACGAATCCGCGAAACAACACATTAACAAGTTGAAAGAGTCTAACCGAAACTTCATCAAAGAAATCGCTGTGCTGAAGTGTGAAAATTCTAAATTAGATACAGTAATACAAGAAAACGTGATGTTAAGGAACAGTTTGGACAATTTAAATTTGGAACGTTTAAAACATGTTCGGTTAATGCAAACGATCGAGCGGGAGTTAGCTGAACATGCAAGTGGAactaaaaattttgaaatagaaatagtGCGTTTGAAAGAGGAAAACCGTAATTTAACCAACGCCAGACAACGCTTAACAATGGAGTTTAAAAATACTGACATGCACTACAATCGCATCTTAAATGATATGGAAGACGAAATGCAGAGACTGAGGGAAGAGAACGTAAACAGTAGACACGAGATTCAACATCTAGATACAAAACATTCAAACCGAGGTGCGCTTTCGACCTATGCAATTTGCTCGCGTGGCAATTCGCAGCAACGTCATCGGCGAGGAGGAGGATACCCACGACGATAACAAAATTCATTCGGCAAACTCGGAGACCGAGTTTAGGTGGAGTAGTGGCGAATATAACCAGGAAGATTTGGACTATTTGcgattacaaataaattaagatCAGACATTATATTTTAAGTGCTAAAGTGACAATTTGTTAATCCGTCTATCTAaccttttatatttctttgtgtGTAATTAAttctattgttaaatatatgtttgtcgTGATGGAAATCACTCTGACCATGACAAGTTAATCCGTTGGACACTAATTCTTTGCTAAAGAAActgtttttatatatgcttttgtATGTCATTTTGTAGTCAGTTTAGGTCTTAGGTCTGGTACTGTCCGGACCTTGCTAATAAAGTGTTTGGTATTCCGTCTTTCATTTACTATAACACGAAAAACTCCCGGTTATATTAGTCTTGTTGCAAAttgtgttatgttttttttgtggtttgaattatatttttttttgtatatatttgtaaaagttgAGATAATTAATCAGCTTGTTCAATAATAGgatttttagtttaaaacaactatatgcacacaattcatttttcatttagaaAAGAAGCCGATATGgttagaaaatacaaataattacatCATTactaacataattttatatttatattcttgTAATGGTTAGAGAATAAATAAAGTCATATACCAAAACAAACTTAATTccaattgtatattttattttagaaatttactgTTGGCGTCACTTTTTGTTGCGTTGATACATTTGTGTGAAGCACAGTTCTTAATTCTACTTTGATGAACTGTGTGTTAAAGGTGCCCGTTGTTATTCTGTGGCTTACATGTTGAAATTATGTGACTATAAAACAGCAGTATACCATTGTTCCCTTTTTTGGAGCAGTCTTAGTTTCCGAAGCACAAGTTAAGGAATATGtattaaatgaattataaacTTGAACTTTTTCAATCTATGCAACTGCAATAACAGCATTGCCAAAAACATACCTTACTGGAACCTCCGTCATTTTCCCAGCCGTTGGACAGTTTTGCCAGTTCAACGACGACATCTTTATTGTTGTTATGTATGAACAAGGGTTGTGGTGCATCGGCTTCTTTCATATCTTTTGTAGCTTTAGTTATAGTCtgtcaatgaaaattaaatcatattCTGTCAATAAAAATCATACTTGAACAAACCTAATATTTAAGAATACTAAACAAACGTGATATTAACTTTCAAATAAGAGAAGCCccacaacaattaaaaaaaaacaaccgacATTGAATGCAACCTGCGATTGAGTTACAAatgattaaattataaaaaaaaactcattttaacTGCAATCgctatttcatataattttttagttatatatttttttataattacaagaACGgacgattttatttattttcttttgttacatctttttaCATCGGACTtggacttcttttgaactgaattttaatgtgcgtattgttatgcgtttacttttctacatttgctagatgtataggaggagggttgagatctcataaacatgtttatcataTTCAAACgtatttgaattgaattgaacgTCTGGTCGGAATTGGAAACATAAATGCTGTTGCACATGCAAACTGTACATGAATATCCTCATCAATCTTAACATTCAAAGCAAAACCTACAAACACACGTACTGAAAACTTGTAATCAATACCAACATTTTCGAATGTGGATCAACATTATTTCAACTGTTTATAATGCAtgctacttttatttcatattaaatccAATTACAATGATCTAGCTGGAATGAAATACTAATTCGAAGAGATAACATCCGACATTAATATAACAAGGATGTTTACTTTATCATTTCTAATCTGACGACAATGCTATCGGTAAATAAGGCACAATGAAAAATCAACATATGTTAGAAGATTTGAAGAGGAGCATAAATATGTCTAAAGGTAAAAAGTACGActttcaatgataaaaaaaagtacctAGCTCTTTTAAATTTATCGCATTAAGTCTACAAAGATGTAaagagttttaaaatattttcaaatgattaatATGAGAACAACTTTAAGGTATATGTATGGACAGCCAGTGGCGATGGTCTTGATCAATGACAGGCACACAATGTGATGTTAGAAtaagttttaagaaataaacCTTTTGCGTTAAGTGTCAATTAGTTTGATAAAAAGGAGAACCCTTAATCAAAAGTGTATGCATGATATGATCAAAGACACAATACATTATGTAAGAAATGAAGCAAACGAGCAATTTTTTAACAGAGTAAAAAACCATGTTTAGGCGACACTTATAATGCATTTCGATCTCTCACTATCTTTCATTTCATCTTATTTGACCGGTTTCATGGAATCTGTCCTACCTGGAATCATACTACACAGCTGTTTTtcgttcgtttgatgtgattatggactttccaaattgattttcctctgagttcagtatttttgtgattttacttttagagcttttgattttgccatttcataagagacttttcgttttgaattttcctatgTTTTTTTTCGAAACTATACAACAAATTTGTCAGCATGTATTATAAGGCATTACATGTTTTAGTTATTATTCAACATAGACGCCtacattgaaatatatttatgatcGGCTACcatctttaatgaaaaatccCCGTAATTGTCTAATGCCTATTGACAAATTCCATATGAAAAGGGTATGTTGACTGATGTTGACGTTTCATAAAGTGATATACGCATTGATAGGGGTTGTAAATTACATAATTACCATCATTTCTGGTGAAGACTCGTCGATATAATTGTTTATGCAATAGATTCTAACAGTAAACATTTGGTCCATTTGAAAACGAGATGTAAATGCTAGCAATTTTACTGCCTTTACTGCAGTTTTGCCTTCTACACTTTCTCCAGCAAGTGTGTACAaagtaaaatgttttagaaaaagaacAACATGATGTTCCGTAATTTccattttatggacgccattttgttgtatttcattCCATGCACCATCATTCTCATGCAGATTACTTTTGTTACATAGAACTGTTAACTTCCAGTGCAACTCATGGTTAACAGCACAGTGAGGAAAAGATAAACGTACTGGCTTTTCAAAGTAGACAGATGGCTGACACACAACAACAGGGCTCAGCAATGCTTGCGATTTTGTGAGTTTTGGGTACGCAGAAATATCCCATGTTATACCTAGAGTAATTTGAGTATTATTTTTCAATGCTCCATCCGGAATTTCGAGCTTTATTCCCAAGAGTTGAAGATCTCCTCCCGATTTCCCTATCATCTTATGCACAAAAACTCCCTGCTCATTTAACCTATTGCTATCTGGTAGTTCATCAAGATCCATCATCATTGAAGTAGGCCGTCCTTCAAATATAACACTCTGCCTggtatttataatttctttctCTTCTTTCTGATTGGTTATATCCATATCATCAATTCCCACAAGGTCTGACgagtttgttttctctttgtaATAACGCTGAGCAATCGCAACAACTTGCGAATCTGGAAGAACATTGCCATAtacatttgtgatttctttCCGAACATATTTTGCGGTTTCTTTCCTTATTTTGATTGTATACCGTGGCCCTGTGAAACTAGAAAGACTTGAATGGCCAATTGTCGGCTGCGCATTGTCAGAACTGTTAGCAGAATTACCTCGAAGTTCTATTGCACTATCGTGTTCCGGCTCCTTGTGTCTCCGCTTAGATTCATCCAGATTACCATATTCATCCTGTTTGGTAACGGCACTAActtgtaattgattttttagcTTATCTAATTGTTCTTCAATGTCATTTAACCTTTTATGATGGTGGACAATCTTGAAGCATAGAAATATCAGAAAACTAATAATACCTATACATAGCAGAATTGCTAGAACAGCGATCACAATAGCAGACACGATTTCGGGTGACTGAAACGAAAACAAAGTTAATATAttattactgaaccaatttaatttgtaaattgttcACCACATCGACACCAATTATAGGAATGATAACATAACAAAGAGTTTGATATGGACATTATTACATGGTAACTGGAATTTTTGTTAGCTACCCTAGTATCTTCTACCAATTGGATACCTCTTGAATGGTGGCTGCAGTGACTATTATAAACGAGGAGTggaagataccagagagacattcaaactcatagataagaaataaactgacaacgccaggGCTTCAAAAGAAAGagacaaactgacaaataaCAATACGCAACACATAATACTAAAGACAAAGCAACACGAACAGTTATAACTTTCGGCTTTGTTCTACAACTATGGaccatttgtttatttctttgagTGAACATATTATTCTAGCTATTGCTTTCGGATATGATCTACACCTTAGGACTCTTTGTGTAATTCTTTGAGGGAATATATACTACTATGGCTGTCGgttatgtttgtttaattttgtatgtgtacaatgtatataaaccACTAGCTATGTTTATCGTCTACCCCATCCAGCCACCTCTCGGGACCCTTTTTTAATTATATGAGTGTAAATATGCTGCTATTCATATATGTTGGCTATATTCGACCCACTATGGACCTTAGTTTGATTATTTTATGTTCATATACTACTATGTATGCATATTGATATGTTGTACTGTCCCCTTTTTCggatttttgtttaattctt comes from the Mytilus trossulus isolate FHL-02 chromosome 3, PNRI_Mtr1.1.1.hap1, whole genome shotgun sequence genome and includes:
- the LOC134712847 gene encoding UNC5C-like protein; protein product: MSPEIVSAIVIAVLAILLCIGIISFLIFLCFKIVHHHKRLNDIEEQLDKLKNQLQVSAVTKQDEYGNLDESKRRHKEPEHDSAIELRGNSANSSDNAQPTIGHSSLSSFTGPRYTIKIRKETAKYVRKEITNVYGNVLPDSQVVAIAQRYYKEKTNSSDLVGIDDMDITNQKEEKEIINTRQSVIFEGRPTSMMMDLDELPDSNRLNEQGVFVHKMIGKSGGDLQLLGIKLEIPDGALKNNTQITLGITWDISAYPKLTKSQALLSPVVVCQPSVYFEKPVRLSFPHCAVNHELHWKLTVLCNKSNLHENDGAWNEIQQNGVHKMEITEHHVVLFLKHFTLYTLAGESVEGKTAVKAVKLLAFTSRFQMDQMFTVRIYCINNYIDESSPEMMTITKATKDMKEADAPQPLFIHNNNKDVVVELAKLSNGWENDGGSSKTIDFESIWHCLAPNCKYLFHPKEMSSTKIVCDFTYHQPSIDKEIIPKKRTLKIADEYKDRSSLALKRNLTKDRKQMKSLILKLDPKSDKDYTMLAEKIGYQAEEIRWLEEQKGLKSPTEIILQKWIDDGHQLTDLEQYLSDMEREDCVSVLSVKGVQHKQ